One part of the Eubalaena glacialis isolate mEubGla1 chromosome 19, mEubGla1.1.hap2.+ XY, whole genome shotgun sequence genome encodes these proteins:
- the SLC16A13 gene encoding monocarboxylate transporter 13, whose protein sequence is MALRPEPPDGGWGWMVVLSAFFQSALVFGVLRSFGVFFVEFVAAFEEPAARVSWIASIGIAVQQFGSPVGSALSTKFGPRPVVMAGGILAALGMLLAAFATSLTHLYLSIGLLSGSGWALTFTPTLACLSRYFSRRRSLATGLALTGVGLSSFAFAPLFQWLLSQYAWRGALLLVSALSLHLVACGALLRPLSLAEDPVVGGPGAQLANLLHHGPFLRYTVALTLINTGYFIPYVHLVAHLRDLDWDPLPAAFLLSVAAISDPVGRVASGWLGDAVPGPVARLLMLWTTLTGVILALYPVAQAPTALVALTVAYGFTSGALTPVAFSVLPELVGTGKIYCGLGLVQMVESIGGLLGAPLSGYLRDVTGTYTASFVVAGAFLLAGSGVLITLPHFFCFSAPTSKPQDPVTEALDTKVPLPREGLGED, encoded by the exons ATGGCACTTAGGCCCGAGCCCCCCgacgggggctgggggtggatggTGGTGCTCTCAGCGTTCTTCCAGTCGGCGCTGGTGTTCGGAGTGCTCCGCTCCTTCGGCGTCTTCTTTGTGGAGTTTGTGGCTGCGTTTGAGGAGCCGGCAGCGCGAGTCTCCTGGATCGCCTCCATAGGAATCGCGGTGCAGCAGTTCGGGA GCCCAGTGGGCAGTGCGCTGAGCACCAAGTTCGGGCCCAGGCCTGTGGTGATGGCTGGGGGcatcttggctgcgttggggatGCTGCTCGCCGCCTTTGCTACCTCCTTGACCCACCTGTACCTGAGTATTGGGCTGCTCTCAG GATCTGGCTGGGCCTTGACCTTCACTCCCACCCTGGCCTGCCTGTCCCGTTACTTCTCTCGTCGGCGATCCCTGGCCACCGGGCTGGCACTGACGGGCGTGGGCCTCTCCTCCTTTGCTTTTGCTCCACTCTTCCAATGGCTGCTCAGCCAGTACGCCTGGCGGGGGGCCCTGCTGCTGGTGTCTGCCCTCTCCCTCCACTTGGTGGCCTGTGGTGCTCTTCTCCGCCCACTCTCCCTGGCTGAGGACCCTGTCGTGGGTGGCCCTGGGGCCCAACTTGCCAACCTTCTCcatcatggccccttcctccgtTACACCGTTGCCCTCACCCTGATCAACACTGGCTACTTCATTCCCTACGTGCACCTGGTGGCCCATCTTCGGGACCTAGATTGGGACCCACTGCCTGCTGCCTTCCTACTCTCAGTGGCGGCTATTTCTGACCCTGTGGGGCGTGTGGCTTCTGGGTGGCTAGGGGATGCAGTCCCAGGGCCTGTGGCAAGACTCCTGATGCTCTGGACCACCCTGACTGGGGTGATACTGGCCCTGTACCCTGTGGCTCAGGCTCCCACAGCCCTGGTGGCTCTGACTGTGGCCTATGGCTTCACATCAGGGGCCCTGACCCCAGTGGCCTTCTCCGTGCTGCCTGAACTGGTGGGAactggaaagatatactgtggcCTGGGACTGGTGCAGATGGTAGAAAGCATCGGGGGGCTGCTGGGGGCTCCTCTATCAG GCTACCTCCGGGATGTGACAGGCACCTACACAGCTTCTTTTGTGGTGGCTGGGGCCTTCCTTCTTGCAGGGAGTGGAGTTCTCATCACTTTGCCCCACTTTTTCTGCTTCTCAGCTCCTACCTCCAAGCCCCAGGACCCTGTAACAGAGGCACTGGATACCAAAGTCCCCCtgcccagggaggggctgggagaggattGA
- the SLC16A11 gene encoding monocarboxylate transporter 11: MTPKPAGPPDGGWGWVVAAAAFAVNGLSYGLLRSLGLALPDLAEHFDRSAQDTAWVSALALAVQQAASPVGSALSTRWGARPVVMVGGVLTSLGFVFSASARSLLHLYLGLGVLAGSGWALVFAPALGTLSRYFSRRRVLAVGLALTGNGASSLLLAPALQLLLDNFGWRGALLLLGAITLHLTPCGALLRPLALPGDPLGPPRSPLAALGLGLFTRRAFLVFALGTALVGGGYFVPYVHLAPHALDRGLGGYGAVLVVAVAAVGDAGARLLCGWLADQGWVPLPRLLAMFGALTGLGLLAVGLVPVVGNEESWGGPLLAAAGAYGLSAGSYAPLVFGVLPGLVGIGGVVQATGLVMMLMSLGGLLGPPLSGFLRDETGDFTASFLVCGSFILSGSFIYMGLPSALPSCRPASHPGTAPPERGELLPDPQVALLPPGGPHSTLDTTC, translated from the exons ATGACCCCCAAGCCAGCCGGACCCCCGGacgggggctggggctgggtggTGGCGGCCGCAGCCTTCGCGGTGAATGGGCTCTCCTACGGACTGTTACGCTCCCTGGGCCTCGCCCTCCCTGACCTCGCGGAGCATTTTGACCGAAGCGCTCAGGACACTGCGTGGGTCAGCGCTCTGGCCCTGGCCGTGCAGCAGGCAGCCA GCCCAGTGGGCAGCGCCCTGAGCACCCGCTGGGGGGCGCGCCCCGTGGTGATGGTTGGGGGCGTCCTCACCTCGCTCGGCTTCGTCTTCTCGGCTTCCGCCCGCAGTCTGCTGCACCTCTACCTTGGCCTGGGCGTCCTTGCTG GCTCCGGCTGGGCCCTGGTATTCGCCCCTGCCCTCGGGACCCTCTCCCGTTACTTCTCCCGCCGTCGAGTCTTGGCCGTGGGGCTGGCACTCACGGGCAACGGGGCCTCCTCGCTGCTTCTGGCGCCCGCCTTGCAGCTCCTCCTCGATAATTTCGGCTGGCGGGGCGCCCTGCTCCTCCTTGGCGCCATTACCCTCCACCTCACCCCCTGTGGCGCCCTGTTGCGACCCCTGGCGCTACCTGGAGACCCCCTGGGCCCACCCCGAAGCCCCCTAGCTGCCCTCGGCCTAGGTCTCTTCACACGCCGGGCCTTCTTAGTTTTTGCTCTAGGCACGGCCTTGGTGGGGGGCGGGTACTTCGTCCCCTACGTGCACCTGGCCCCTCACGCTTTAGATCGGGGCCTGGGGGGGTATggggcggtgctggtggtggcggtggctgCCGTGGGGGACGCGGGCGCCCGGCTGCTCTGCGGGTGGCTGGCGGACCAGGGTTGGGTGCCCCTCCCGCGGTTGCTGGCGATGTTCGGGGCCCTGACAGGGCTAGGGCTGCTGGCGGTGGGTCTGGTGCCGGTGGTGGGGAACGAGGAGAGCTGGGGGGGCCCCCTGCTGGCCGCGGCTGGGGCCTACGGGCTGAGCGCCGGAAGTTACGCCCCGTTGGTTTTTGGCGTGCTCCCGGGGCTGGTGGGCATCGGAGGTGTGGTACAGGCCACCGGGCTGGTGATGATGCTGATGAGCCTCGGGGGGCTTCTGGGCCCTCCCCTGTCAG GCTTCCTAAGGGATGAGACAGGAGACTTCACCGCCTCCTTCCTCGTGTGCGGCTCTTTCATCCTCTCTGGCAGCTTCATCTACATGGGGCTGCCCAGTGCGCTGCCCTCCTGCCGTCCAGCCTCACATCCAGGCACCGCACCCCCTGAGAGGGGGGAGCTGCTCCCCGACCCTCAGGTTGCCCTGCTCCCCCCAGGAGGCCCTCACTCCACTCTGGACACCACTTGTTGA